The following coding sequences are from one Panthera leo isolate Ple1 chromosome E1, P.leo_Ple1_pat1.1, whole genome shotgun sequence window:
- the LOC122207187 gene encoding small integral membrane protein 36-like, producing MEFYLEIDPVTLNLIILVASYVILLLVFLISCVLYDCRGKDPSKEYAPETTLDAQPSIHLVVMQQSTSGDLWARRPSLHFGDPVPLGKKSTMV from the coding sequence ATGGAGTTTTACTTGGAGATCGACCCTGTCACCTTGAACCTGATCATCCTGGTGGCAAGCTACGTCATCTTGCTCTTGGTATTCCTCATCTCCTGCGTGCTGTATGACTGCCGAGGCAAGGACCCCAGTAAGGAGTACGCTCCTGAGACCACTCTTGATGCCCAGCCCTCCATCCACTTGGTGGTGATGCAGCAGAGCACGTCAGGGGACCTCTGGGCAAGGAGGCCCAGCCTTCATTTTGGGGATCCTGTTCCATTAGGGAAGAAAAGCACAATGGTATGA